One Bacteroidota bacterium genomic window carries:
- a CDS encoding FHA domain-containing protein codes for MIGRHILLLLLCMGGCHALYGQQLRLLSVQDTAFPTIDAEIELRDLAAEPVREDFVVKSGDRPYPFELQVLARPASATVSRQVLILIEASPAAAGEDLLSLKKALKTTLERVPGHTAIGMAYFTAQRDTGFSILQEPTADAERYTTALNRLYSNPDTNRAYTLLTRVDQAARWLGTHKQELRSELLVLSVASGRAAGDPDLSALRAYAQDADIPIHSIVLRGQQAQVADQLKELSAGTQGKYRTTRSLSGLTAALENVLGSTDSQPQRGDYRLRIRFSSDEREDGETHQALVLYREEHACTVPYLAARASYRARANGGLLQRYSLYLILAGGGGILLLLVSAYVRRHRRSRLQALQEQQWHQQASQKIGTVQQQPSGQVAQPLPPGTSPAPQQLEAEIAGEHLCFVLAGYTLTLGRTPENDITLPHATVSARHALLRQQGGSWWIEDLGSTNGLMLNGMQVERASLKPGDTISVGKVTLRVK; via the coding sequence ATGATCGGCAGGCACATACTTCTGCTGCTTCTGTGCATGGGTGGCTGCCACGCCCTGTACGGCCAGCAGCTGCGGCTACTATCCGTGCAAGACACGGCATTCCCCACCATAGATGCCGAGATAGAGCTGCGCGACCTGGCAGCAGAGCCCGTGCGCGAAGATTTTGTGGTAAAGTCTGGCGATCGCCCCTATCCCTTCGAGCTACAGGTACTAGCCAGGCCCGCCTCCGCCACCGTGTCTCGGCAAGTGCTTATCTTGATAGAGGCCAGCCCGGCCGCTGCGGGCGAAGACCTGCTCAGCCTGAAAAAGGCCCTGAAAACTACCCTGGAGCGGGTGCCTGGGCACACGGCCATCGGCATGGCCTACTTCACCGCCCAGCGCGATACCGGCTTTTCGATCCTGCAAGAGCCTACAGCCGATGCCGAGCGCTATACCACTGCGCTCAATCGGCTGTATTCCAACCCGGACACCAACCGGGCCTACACCCTGCTAACGCGGGTAGACCAGGCTGCACGCTGGCTCGGCACCCACAAGCAGGAATTGCGTTCTGAGTTATTGGTGCTCAGTGTCGCCTCGGGCCGCGCTGCCGGAGACCCGGACTTATCCGCACTACGGGCCTACGCCCAGGATGCCGATATCCCCATACACAGCATCGTGCTGCGCGGCCAGCAGGCCCAGGTGGCAGACCAGCTGAAGGAGCTAAGTGCCGGCACCCAGGGCAAGTACCGGACTACCCGTAGCCTGAGTGGCCTTACGGCTGCCCTGGAGAATGTGCTGGGCAGTACAGACAGCCAGCCGCAGCGGGGCGATTATCGGCTACGCATCCGCTTCAGCAGCGATGAGCGCGAGGATGGAGAAACCCACCAGGCACTGGTACTATACCGCGAGGAGCACGCCTGCACAGTGCCCTACCTGGCCGCTCGTGCCTCCTACCGGGCGCGGGCCAATGGCGGCCTGCTACAGCGCTACAGCCTATACCTCATCCTGGCGGGTGGCGGGGGCATCCTGCTGCTACTTGTTTCGGCCTACGTGCGCAGGCACAGGCGCAGCCGGCTACAGGCCCTGCAGGAGCAGCAGTGGCACCAGCAGGCCAGCCAGAAAATAGGCACCGTGCAGCAGCAGCCCAGTGGCCAGGTGGCGCAGCCACTACCACCCGGCACCAGCCCGGCACCACAGCAGCTGGAGGCCGAGATAGCCGGAGAGCACCTCTGCTTCGTACTGGCGGGCTACACGCTCACGCTGGGCCGCACGCCCGAAAACGACATTACCCTGCCCCATGCCACCGTAAGCGCCCGGCATGCCCTGCTCCGCCAGCAGGGCGGCAGCTGGTGGATAGAGGACCTGGGCAGCACAAACGGCCTGATGCTAAATGGCATGCAGGTGGAAAGGGCTAGCCTGAAACCAGGAGATACCATCAGCGTAGGCAAGGTTACACTTCGGGTGAAGTGA
- a CDS encoding SDR family oxidoreductase, with protein MATYLVTGGAGFIGINLAKEILKRGHQVRILDNFSTGRRENLLPFLKDVELIEGDISSYHIVRKAVEGVDYVLHQGALPSVPRSINDPITSNNVNINGTLNLLQASLEVGVQRFVYASSSSVYGDSEVSPKHEELKPNPKSPYAISKLTGEYYCRVYHDLFGLQTVALRYFNVFGPRQNPNSQYSAVIPLFLKLIQAGKSPLIHGDGSQSRDFTYVANNVAANLLACETEGLGGQVMNIACGGSFTLIELVDALNEILGTQVQPTFGHPRPGDVKHSRADITKARQLMNYEPAVGFKEGLRLLVENFELA; from the coding sequence ATGGCTACTTATTTGGTTACCGGCGGTGCCGGCTTTATTGGCATCAACCTGGCAAAGGAAATACTGAAACGTGGGCACCAGGTACGGATACTTGATAACTTCAGCACCGGCCGACGCGAAAATCTGCTTCCTTTTCTGAAAGACGTGGAACTGATAGAAGGCGACATCAGTAGCTACCACATTGTGCGCAAGGCGGTAGAGGGGGTGGACTATGTGCTGCACCAGGGGGCCCTCCCCTCGGTGCCCCGCAGCATAAACGACCCTATTACCAGCAACAACGTAAACATAAACGGTACCCTGAACCTGCTGCAGGCCAGCCTGGAGGTGGGGGTGCAGCGCTTTGTATATGCCAGCAGCAGCAGTGTGTACGGAGATAGCGAGGTAAGCCCCAAGCATGAAGAGCTGAAGCCCAATCCCAAGAGCCCCTATGCCATCAGCAAACTGACGGGCGAGTACTACTGCCGCGTGTACCACGACCTGTTTGGCCTGCAAACCGTGGCCCTACGATACTTCAACGTGTTTGGCCCTCGCCAGAACCCAAATAGCCAGTATTCTGCCGTTATTCCGCTCTTCCTGAAGCTTATTCAGGCTGGTAAATCCCCCCTCATCCACGGCGATGGCAGCCAGAGCAGAGACTTTACCTACGTGGCCAACAATGTGGCGGCCAACCTGCTGGCCTGCGAAACCGAAGGCCTGGGCGGCCAGGTAATGAACATTGCCTGCGGTGGCAGCTTCACGCTGATAGAGCTGGTAGATGCCCTGAATGAGATACTGGGTACCCAGGTGCAGCCCACCTTTGGCCACCCGCGCCCGGGCGATGTAAAGCACAGCCGTGCAGACATTACCAAAGCCCGGCAGCTAATGAACTATGAGCCTGCTGTAGGCTTTAAGGAGGGCCTGCGCCTGCTGGTCGAAAACTTTGAGCTCGCCTAG